One Oscillospiraceae bacterium genomic region harbors:
- a CDS encoding site-specific integrase translates to MSRKALKNLRGDLSALFKYCLEYEWVSFVPVIHIDRRAEAVGKAILQKADLDVLFSSERTTIDGQETSDPYIYAYRLQVLTGLRPGELFGLEWSDIRSDYIKVDRSINALGQVTTGKNRNARRLVPLCSGAKEALLKQWQRTGRKGGKVFEILNGEHYCKRLKRYCEFNGITVVTPYELRHTFISMTKGLPPEMVKDMVGHSESMDTYGVYGHHVDGSEVVMAGMLDDAFAAVSKQGKSTA, encoded by the coding sequence ATGTCTAGAAAGGCGTTAAAGAATCTGCGAGGCGATTTGAGCGCTTTGTTCAAATACTGCCTTGAGTATGAGTGGGTATCTTTCGTGCCTGTGATACACATAGACCGCAGAGCCGAAGCGGTCGGCAAAGCCATCTTGCAAAAAGCCGATTTGGACGTATTGTTTAGTTCGGAGAGAACGACCATCGACGGGCAAGAGACAAGCGACCCGTACATCTACGCATATCGTCTGCAAGTTCTGACAGGGCTTCGCCCCGGTGAGTTATTCGGTTTGGAGTGGTCTGACATTAGGAGCGATTACATAAAGGTGGATAGGTCAATAAATGCCCTTGGGCAGGTAACCACAGGCAAGAACCGAAACGCCCGCAGGCTGGTGCCCTTGTGTTCCGGTGCAAAAGAGGCCCTGCTGAAGCAGTGGCAGAGGACAGGGAGAAAGGGCGGCAAGGTGTTTGAGATACTTAACGGCGAGCATTATTGTAAGCGGTTAAAACGCTATTGCGAGTTTAACGGCATTACGGTCGTAACGCCGTATGAGTTACGTCATACTTTTATAAGTATGACAAAAGGCTTGCCGCCCGAAATGGTAAAAGATATGGTCGGACATTCTGAAAGCATGGATACCTACGGTGTGTACGGGCATCATGTCGATGGTTCCGAGGTCGTAATGGCTGGAATGCTTGACGATGCGTTTGCTGCCGTAAGCAAGCAGGGCAAGTCAACAGCATAG
- a CDS encoding helicase RepA family protein, with translation MLLKKDLSQCKDLRTVEHLAQQFGWYAAAWTPQEPHLICSDEQFTEFAKALGKLAVTQDGENLLYFLALAAETAQERKNRTDRILERKLFYETSTVITEADIARCHNDQLATPPGVRKADAMETLHFLAPPEEEKQDDTAPNGIVSISAKDLQDKEFKPIKWVVEGLLPQGLALLVAPPKYGKSWLMLDLCLSVASGQKFLDMSTNKTDCLYLALEDNQRRLQDRMNRVLQGERAPDGFALATGSLDLQDGLLDQLTNYLNFNPGCGLVVIDTLQRVRRTTGKAINAYQADYKDVGILQKFASEREICIVLVHHLRKMKDETDPFAQISGTNGIFGAADSAFVMTRDRRVDDTTKLSVTGRDLEEFELALRLDKTQCRWQNLGDAEARAREQARKEYENSALVQTIRKLVERNHGSWSGTAKEILEAGKLLTRRFIAENPRAVTYQLNDLEGQLMEVDGIAHRKSSSGTSGARHVFYKELDSQLAQAS, from the coding sequence TTGCTGCTGAAAAAAGATTTGTCGCAGTGTAAAGACCTGCGAACCGTTGAGCATCTGGCCCAGCAGTTTGGCTGGTACGCCGCCGCCTGGACGCCGCAGGAGCCGCACCTCATCTGCTCGGACGAGCAGTTTACCGAATTTGCCAAGGCCCTGGGCAAGCTGGCGGTGACCCAGGATGGCGAAAACCTGCTGTATTTTCTGGCGCTGGCCGCAGAAACAGCGCAGGAACGTAAAAACCGCACGGACCGCATTTTGGAGCGCAAGCTGTTTTACGAGACCAGCACCGTCATCACCGAGGCGGACATCGCCCGCTGCCACAACGACCAGCTGGCCACGCCGCCCGGCGTGCGCAAGGCCGACGCGATGGAAACGCTGCACTTTCTGGCCCCGCCGGAGGAGGAAAAACAGGACGATACAGCGCCAAACGGCATCGTGTCCATCTCGGCCAAAGACTTGCAGGACAAGGAGTTCAAGCCCATCAAGTGGGTGGTGGAGGGCCTGCTGCCCCAAGGTCTGGCGCTGCTGGTGGCCCCGCCCAAGTACGGCAAAAGCTGGCTGATGCTGGACCTTTGCCTTTCGGTGGCGTCCGGACAAAAGTTTTTGGACATGTCTACGAACAAAACCGACTGCCTCTACCTGGCACTGGAGGACAACCAGCGCCGCCTGCAGGACCGCATGAACCGTGTGCTGCAGGGCGAGCGTGCGCCCGACGGCTTTGCGCTGGCCACCGGCTCTCTGGATTTGCAGGACGGCCTGCTGGACCAGCTGACCAACTACCTGAACTTCAACCCCGGCTGCGGGCTGGTGGTCATCGACACGCTGCAGCGGGTGCGCCGCACCACCGGCAAGGCAATAAACGCCTACCAGGCCGACTACAAGGATGTGGGCATCCTGCAAAAGTTTGCGTCTGAACGCGAAATTTGCATTGTGCTGGTACACCACCTGCGCAAGATGAAGGACGAGACCGATCCTTTTGCCCAGATCAGCGGCACCAACGGCATCTTCGGCGCGGCGGATTCTGCCTTCGTGATGACCCGCGACCGCCGCGTGGACGACACGACCAAGCTCTCGGTGACCGGCCGCGACCTGGAGGAATTTGAGCTGGCCCTGCGCCTGGACAAGACCCAATGCCGCTGGCAAAACCTGGGCGACGCCGAGGCCCGCGCCCGCGAGCAGGCCCGCAAAGAATACGAAAACAGCGCCCTGGTGCAGACCATTCGCAAGCTGGTAGAGCGCAACCACGGCAGCTGGAGCGGCACCGCCAAGGAGATACTGGAGGCAGGCAAGCTGCTGACCAGGCGGTTTATTGCGGAGAATCCACGCGCGGTGACCTACCAGCTGAACGATTTGGAGGGTCAGCTGATGGAGGTGGATGGTATCGCTCATAGAAAAAGTTCATCAGGAACATCAGGCGCAAGACATGTATTTTATAAGGAACTCGACTCACAGTTAGCACAAGCATCTTAG
- a CDS encoding helix-turn-helix domain-containing protein — translation MSTIYDRIKARRLELGLTAEDLAQQLGYKDKSSISKIENGKADIPQAKVELFANALHTTTAYLMGVDGPALPPGCEPLPRLKRLPLVGRIACGMPILAEQNIEGEVAVPEEWHADFILTCRGDSMAPQIMDGDLVAVRSQPEVENGEIAVVRIGDEATLKKVSFDGTTMVLQPLNPAYPLMTYTGAALAEVHIEGKAVGLCRGL, via the coding sequence ATGTCAACTATTTACGACCGCATCAAGGCGCGGCGGCTGGAACTGGGCCTGACCGCGGAAGACCTGGCCCAACAGCTGGGCTACAAGGACAAAAGCTCGATCAGCAAGATCGAGAACGGCAAGGCGGACATCCCACAGGCCAAGGTGGAGCTGTTTGCCAACGCGCTGCACACCACCACTGCCTACCTGATGGGCGTGGACGGCCCTGCCCTGCCCCCGGGGTGCGAGCCGCTGCCCCGCCTGAAGCGCCTGCCGCTGGTGGGGCGCATTGCCTGCGGCATGCCGATTTTGGCCGAGCAGAACATTGAGGGCGAGGTGGCCGTGCCCGAGGAGTGGCACGCGGATTTCATCCTGACCTGCCGGGGCGACAGCATGGCCCCGCAGATCATGGACGGCGACCTGGTAGCCGTGCGCAGCCAGCCCGAGGTGGAGAACGGGGAGATCGCGGTGGTGCGCATTGGTGACGAAGCCACGCTGAAGAAGGTAAGTTTTGACGGCACGACGATGGTTTTGCAGCCACTCAACCCCGCCTACCCGCTGATGACCTACACCGGCGCTGCGCTGGCCGAGGTGCATATCGAGGGCAAAGCCGTAGGCCTGTGCCGGGGGCTGTGA
- a CDS encoding glycosyltransferase family 2 protein, which produces MPTISACIVAYCDYEEVCAAVRSILHFTPAPDFTLYIVDNASPDGCGKQLAGTDWADPRVQVLCLPENVGFGRGHNAVLGKLHSSVHFILNPDIVLTGDILQPMAEWLLAQPGAAMATPQLHYPDGRLQHLPRRKPTPWLLLARQLAPKFGGAFKKADDHYTMQDEDLTVPRRIEFCTGSFMAVRTDVLQKIGGFDPAYFMYVEDADLTQKVLREGTVWLAPQFHAVHAWHRAPMRDAGKFKMQLVSMGRYFKKWGCGKGSV; this is translated from the coding sequence ATGCCCACCATTTCCGCCTGTATTGTGGCGTATTGCGATTATGAGGAAGTCTGCGCCGCGGTGCGCAGCATCCTGCATTTTACCCCCGCGCCGGATTTTACACTGTACATCGTCGATAATGCCAGCCCCGACGGCTGCGGCAAGCAGCTGGCCGGCACCGATTGGGCCGACCCCCGCGTGCAGGTGCTCTGCCTGCCGGAGAACGTCGGCTTTGGCCGCGGCCATAACGCCGTGCTTGGTAAACTGCATAGCAGCGTGCATTTTATCTTAAACCCCGACATTGTTCTGACCGGGGATATTTTGCAGCCGATGGCCGAATGGCTGCTGGCCCAGCCTGGCGCGGCCATGGCCACCCCGCAGCTGCACTACCCCGACGGCCGCTTGCAGCACCTGCCCCGGCGCAAGCCCACGCCCTGGCTGCTGCTGGCCCGCCAGCTGGCACCAAAGTTCGGTGGAGCGTTCAAAAAAGCTGACGACCACTACACCATGCAGGACGAGGATTTGACCGTGCCCCGGCGCATCGAGTTCTGCACCGGCAGCTTTATGGCTGTGCGCACCGATGTGCTGCAAAAGATCGGCGGCTTTGACCCCGCCTATTTTATGTATGTCGAGGATGCCGACCTGACCCAGAAAGTCCTGCGGGAGGGCACCGTCTGGCTGGCCCCTCAGTTCCACGCCGTCCACGCCTGGCACCGCGCCCCCATGCGGGATGCGGGCAAGTTCAAAATGCAGCTGGTCAGCATGGGGCGGTACTTCAAAAAATGGGGCTGCGGGAAAGGGAGCGTCTAA
- a CDS encoding SDR family NAD(P)-dependent oxidoreductase, with protein sequence MSKVCVVTGGGSGMGLAAAKLMPKDHIIVVSGRTESKLTKAVEELTAAGFTAHAKSCDTSKRDSVQALAEYAATLGEITNVIHAAGVSPAMKVTPADLLHINALGTVYVNQEFSKRMHKGSVIVDIASMSAYTLPEAMLPKAAYALAETDEAAFVDALLKICAVVEDAYKKNGLAYSLSKNFVTWYAAKCAFDFGPNGIRVASLSPGLIATDMGNLEAGNGGPMLVFSCENRMGTPEELGFAIATLADERNGYLAGVDILCDGGTIRGMHEFKKPQQS encoded by the coding sequence ATGAGCAAAGTTTGTGTAGTCACCGGTGGTGGCTCCGGCATGGGCTTGGCAGCCGCCAAGCTGATGCCAAAAGATCACATTATCGTGGTTTCCGGCCGCACCGAGAGCAAGCTGACCAAAGCCGTGGAGGAGCTGACCGCTGCGGGCTTCACCGCCCACGCCAAAAGCTGCGACACCTCCAAGCGCGACAGCGTCCAGGCGCTGGCCGAGTATGCCGCCACCCTGGGCGAGATCACCAACGTCATCCACGCGGCGGGCGTCTCCCCTGCCATGAAGGTCACCCCCGCCGACCTGCTGCACATCAATGCGCTGGGCACCGTGTATGTCAACCAGGAGTTCTCCAAGCGGATGCACAAGGGCAGCGTCATCGTGGACATCGCGTCGATGTCCGCCTACACTCTGCCGGAGGCCATGTTACCCAAGGCCGCTTACGCGCTGGCCGAGACAGATGAGGCCGCCTTCGTCGATGCTTTGCTGAAAATTTGTGCCGTTGTGGAGGACGCCTATAAAAAGAACGGCCTGGCGTACTCGCTGTCCAAAAACTTTGTGACCTGGTACGCAGCCAAGTGCGCCTTTGATTTTGGCCCCAACGGCATCCGCGTAGCGTCGCTCTCCCCCGGCCTGATTGCCACCGACATGGGCAACCTGGAAGCAGGCAACGGCGGCCCGATGCTGGTCTTTAGCTGCGAAAACCGCATGGGCACCCCCGAGGAGCTGGGCTTTGCCATCGCCACGCTGGCCGACGAGCGCAACGGCTACCTGGCGGGCGTGGACATCCTGTGCGACGGCGGCACCATCCGCGGCATGCATGAGTTTAAAAAGCCGCAGCAATCTTGA
- the metA gene encoding homoserine O-succinyltransferase, with amino-acid sequence MPLIIPKELPAFDELSRENVFVMHRERAQSQHIRPLRILILNLMPTKIVTETQLARLLANSPLQVQITFLKTATHDTTHTPPEHMKAFYKSFDEIRNERFDGMIITGAPIEDLDYEDVDYWDELCTIMDYTKENVYSTIHLCWGALAGLYYHFGIPKVHLPEKMFGVFEHRVTRPSNPLVRGFDEVFYAPHSRWAGLDRAAIDACPDLRVLAESDAAGPMLLSTESGRQIFVIGHPEYDKYTLDAEYKRDVKAGKPINVPCNYYPADDPARDPLFRWRAHGYLLYTNWLNYYVYQDTPYDLNHLEALEK; translated from the coding sequence ATGCCGCTGATTATCCCGAAAGAGCTGCCCGCGTTCGACGAGCTTAGCCGCGAGAACGTGTTTGTCATGCACCGCGAGCGTGCCCAGAGCCAGCACATCCGCCCGCTGCGCATCCTGATTTTGAACCTGATGCCCACCAAGATCGTCACCGAGACCCAGCTGGCCCGGCTGCTGGCCAACAGCCCGCTGCAGGTGCAGATCACCTTTTTGAAAACCGCCACCCACGACACCACCCACACCCCGCCGGAGCACATGAAGGCCTTCTACAAGAGCTTCGACGAGATACGAAACGAGCGCTTCGACGGCATGATCATCACCGGCGCGCCCATCGAGGACCTGGACTACGAGGATGTGGACTACTGGGACGAGTTGTGCACCATCATGGACTATACCAAGGAGAACGTCTACTCCACCATCCACCTGTGCTGGGGTGCGCTGGCCGGGTTGTACTACCATTTTGGCATTCCCAAGGTGCATCTGCCAGAAAAAATGTTCGGCGTGTTTGAGCATCGCGTGACCCGCCCCTCCAACCCGCTGGTGCGCGGCTTCGATGAGGTGTTCTACGCCCCCCACAGCCGTTGGGCCGGGCTGGACCGCGCCGCCATCGACGCCTGCCCCGACCTGCGCGTGCTGGCCGAGAGCGATGCAGCAGGCCCGATGCTGCTCTCCACCGAATCCGGCCGCCAGATCTTCGTTATCGGCCACCCCGAGTACGACAAGTACACCCTGGACGCCGAGTACAAGCGGGACGTCAAGGCGGGCAAGCCCATCAACGTGCCCTGCAACTACTACCCCGCCGACGACCCCGCCCGCGACCCGCTGTTCCGCTGGCGCGCCCACGGCTACCTGCTGTACACCAACTGGCTGAACTACTACGTCTACCAGGATACCCCGTACGATTTGAACCATTTGGAAGCACTGGAAAAATAA
- a CDS encoding formate--tetrahydrofolate ligase, with product MLSDIEIAQAAKMQPITEIAAKLGLQGEDVIPYGHYKAKLNHLLAKADKPEGKLVLVTAISPTPAGEGKTTTSVGLADAMNALGKKTMLCLREPSLGPVFGIKGGAAGGGYAQVVPMEDINLHFTGDIHAIGAANNLLAAMIDNSIQQGNPLNIDPRRITWKRCMDMNDRQLRFIVDGLGGKVNGTPREDGFDITVASEVMAVFCLATDLNDLKERLSRIVCAYTYDGQPVTASQIGAAGAMTALLKDALDPNLVQTLENNPAIIHGGPFANIAHGCNSAIATKLSLKLADYVITEAGFGADLGAEKFLDIKCRAAGLHPAAVVLVATVRALKSHGGVAKPDLSKPNAEAVKAGAVNLARHIENLQGFGLPVCVGINAFPTDTEEEMAVIYDVCAKAGVPCALSEVFAKGGEGGKALAETVLSILDDNAQVKYTYELDAPLTDKIDAVAKKIYRAGSVSYSAAAKKTLDELTALGYGNLPVCIAKTQYSFSDNAKLTGAPDGFTLNVREVRLSAGAGFVVVVCGSIMTMPGLPKHPAAMDIDVDVNGKITGLF from the coding sequence ATGTTGAGCGACATCGAAATTGCCCAGGCCGCCAAAATGCAGCCCATCACCGAAATTGCCGCCAAGCTGGGCCTGCAGGGTGAGGACGTCATCCCCTACGGCCACTACAAGGCCAAGCTGAACCACCTGCTGGCCAAGGCCGACAAGCCCGAGGGCAAGCTGGTCCTGGTCACCGCCATCAGCCCCACCCCGGCCGGCGAAGGCAAGACCACCACCAGCGTGGGCCTGGCCGACGCCATGAACGCCCTGGGCAAAAAAACGATGCTCTGCCTGCGTGAGCCGTCCCTGGGCCCCGTGTTCGGCATCAAGGGCGGCGCGGCCGGCGGCGGCTACGCCCAGGTCGTGCCCATGGAGGACATCAACCTCCACTTTACCGGCGACATCCACGCCATCGGTGCCGCCAACAACCTGCTGGCCGCCATGATCGACAACTCCATCCAGCAGGGCAACCCGCTCAACATCGACCCCCGCCGCATCACCTGGAAACGCTGCATGGACATGAACGACCGCCAGCTGCGGTTCATCGTGGACGGCCTGGGCGGCAAGGTCAACGGCACCCCGCGGGAGGACGGCTTTGACATCACCGTCGCCAGCGAGGTCATGGCTGTGTTCTGCCTGGCCACCGACCTGAACGACCTGAAAGAGCGGCTGTCCCGCATCGTCTGCGCCTACACCTACGATGGCCAGCCCGTCACCGCCAGCCAGATCGGCGCGGCCGGTGCCATGACCGCCCTGCTGAAGGACGCCCTTGACCCCAACCTGGTGCAGACGCTGGAGAACAACCCCGCCATCATCCACGGCGGCCCGTTCGCCAACATTGCCCACGGCTGCAACAGCGCCATTGCCACCAAGCTGAGCCTGAAGCTGGCCGACTACGTCATCACCGAGGCAGGCTTCGGTGCCGACCTGGGCGCCGAGAAGTTCCTGGACATCAAGTGCCGCGCGGCCGGGCTGCATCCCGCCGCTGTGGTGCTGGTTGCTACCGTCCGTGCGCTGAAATCCCACGGCGGCGTTGCCAAGCCCGACCTGAGCAAACCCAACGCCGAGGCCGTGAAGGCCGGCGCTGTGAATCTGGCACGTCACATCGAGAATTTGCAGGGCTTCGGCCTGCCGGTCTGCGTGGGCATCAACGCCTTCCCCACCGACACCGAGGAGGAGATGGCCGTCATCTACGACGTCTGCGCCAAGGCCGGTGTGCCCTGCGCGTTGAGCGAGGTGTTCGCCAAGGGCGGCGAGGGCGGCAAGGCCCTGGCCGAAACCGTGCTGTCGATTCTGGACGATAACGCCCAGGTAAAATACACCTATGAACTGGACGCGCCGCTCACCGATAAGATTGATGCTGTGGCGAAGAAAATCTACCGTGCAGGCAGTGTCAGCTACAGTGCCGCCGCCAAAAAGACGCTGGACGAGCTGACCGCCCTGGGCTACGGCAACCTGCCGGTCTGCATCGCCAAGACGCAGTATTCCTTCAGCGACAACGCCAAGCTGACCGGTGCGCCGGATGGCTTCACCCTCAACGTCCGCGAGGTGCGGCTCTCCGCCGGTGCCGGCTTCGTGGTCGTCGTCTGCGGCAGCATCATGACGATGCCCGGCCTGCCCAAGCACCCCGCCGCCATGGATATTGACGTGGACGTGAACGGCAAGATCACCGGCCTGTTCTGA
- the clpB gene encoding ATP-dependent chaperone ClpB, which translates to MDMNQFTQKAREALQAAQRIAVEYSNNTVEQEHLLAALAQQQDGLIPQMLTNMGTDPNAFAQAALQKVEALPRVTGSGRDPNQIYIGTDLDRTLNAAEAQAKQMKDEYISVEHVFLGVLQRPGKGAAELFKAFSITTEKFMQTLSSVRGNQRVTSDNPEDTYNALKKYGQDLVEMAKANKLDPVIGRDTEIRNVIRILSRKRKNNPVLIGEAGVGKTAIAEGLAQRIVKGDVPENLKDRTVFSLDMGALVAGAKYRGEFEERLKSVLNEVKKSEGKIILFIDELHTIVGAGKTDGAMDAGNLLKPMLARGELHCIGATTLDEYREYIEKDPALERRFQPVMVNEPTVEDTISILRGLKERYEVFHGVKIQDAALIAAATLSDRYITDRFLPDKAIDLVDEACAMVKTELDSMPAELDEMNHRITQLQIEEASLKKETDELSKQRLAALEKEMAELRDSFNSKKAQWENEKNAVNKVQSLRADVESTKAEIEKATRTGDYAKAGELQYGKLPNLQKQLEEEEKIADAKKESSLLRDRVTDEEIARIVARWTGIPVAKLVEGEREKLLRLPDVLHQRVIGQDEAVQKVADAILRSRAGIANPNRPIGSFLFLGPTGVGKTELAKALAQSLFDDEKNMVRIDMTEYMEKFSVSRLIGAPPGYVGYEEGGQLTEAVRRHPYSVVLFDEVEKAHPDVFNILLQVLDDGRITDSQGRTVDFKNTVIILTSNLGSDLILEDLEKARAEGKNELSDEAKNAIDQLLKRQFRPEFLNRLDDIVYYKSLTKQEIGSIVDLMLTDLRKRLADKQLNLVVTEAAKNSIIDGGYDPIYGARPLKRYIQSHVETMIAKEIIAGAHSAGDTLTVDADDNGRLYLR; encoded by the coding sequence ATGGATATGAATCAATTTACCCAAAAAGCAAGAGAGGCGCTGCAAGCTGCGCAGCGCATCGCTGTGGAGTATTCCAATAATACCGTCGAGCAGGAGCATCTGCTCGCAGCACTGGCCCAGCAGCAGGATGGCCTCATCCCGCAAATGCTGACCAACATGGGCACTGACCCCAACGCCTTCGCCCAAGCGGCCCTGCAAAAGGTCGAGGCTCTGCCCCGGGTGACCGGCAGCGGCCGTGACCCTAACCAAATTTATATTGGCACTGACCTTGACAGAACGCTAAACGCCGCTGAGGCCCAGGCCAAGCAGATGAAAGATGAATATATCAGCGTGGAGCATGTGTTCCTGGGCGTTTTGCAGCGCCCCGGCAAGGGTGCGGCAGAGCTGTTCAAGGCGTTCAGCATCACGACAGAAAAATTCATGCAGACGTTAAGTTCTGTGCGCGGCAACCAGCGCGTGACCAGCGATAACCCCGAGGACACCTACAATGCGCTGAAGAAATACGGCCAGGACCTGGTGGAGATGGCCAAGGCCAACAAGCTTGACCCCGTCATCGGCCGTGATACCGAAATCCGTAACGTCATCCGCATCCTGAGCCGTAAGCGCAAGAACAACCCGGTACTGATCGGTGAAGCCGGTGTCGGTAAAACCGCCATTGCCGAGGGCCTGGCCCAGCGTATCGTCAAGGGCGATGTGCCGGAGAACCTGAAGGACCGCACCGTGTTCAGCTTGGACATGGGTGCGCTGGTCGCGGGCGCCAAGTACCGCGGCGAGTTCGAGGAACGCTTAAAGAGCGTGCTGAACGAGGTCAAGAAGTCTGAGGGCAAGATCATCCTCTTTATCGATGAGCTGCACACCATCGTGGGTGCGGGCAAGACCGACGGCGCTATGGACGCTGGCAATCTGCTCAAGCCTATGCTGGCCCGCGGCGAACTGCACTGCATCGGCGCTACCACGCTGGACGAGTACCGCGAGTACATCGAGAAAGACCCTGCGTTGGAACGTCGTTTTCAGCCGGTCATGGTCAACGAGCCGACCGTCGAGGACACTATTTCCATCCTGCGTGGCCTGAAAGAACGCTACGAGGTGTTCCACGGCGTCAAGATTCAGGACGCTGCGCTGATTGCAGCAGCCACCCTGTCCGACCGCTATATCACCGACCGTTTCCTGCCTGATAAGGCTATCGACCTGGTGGATGAAGCCTGCGCCATGGTCAAGACCGAGCTGGATTCGATGCCCGCCGAACTGGACGAGATGAACCACCGCATCACCCAGCTGCAGATTGAGGAAGCCTCGCTGAAGAAGGAGACCGACGAACTCTCAAAGCAGCGTCTGGCCGCTTTGGAAAAGGAGATGGCCGAACTCCGCGACAGCTTCAACAGCAAGAAGGCCCAGTGGGAGAACGAGAAGAACGCCGTCAACAAGGTGCAAAGTTTGCGTGCTGACGTAGAAAGTACAAAGGCTGAAATTGAGAAAGCTACCCGCACCGGCGACTACGCCAAGGCCGGCGAGCTGCAATACGGCAAGCTGCCCAACCTGCAGAAACAGCTGGAAGAGGAAGAAAAAATCGCTGATGCCAAGAAGGAATCCAGCCTGCTGCGTGACCGCGTGACCGATGAGGAGATCGCCCGCATCGTGGCCCGCTGGACCGGCATCCCTGTGGCTAAGCTGGTGGAGGGCGAGCGCGAAAAGCTGCTGCGCCTGCCGGACGTGCTGCATCAGCGCGTCATCGGCCAGGACGAGGCCGTGCAAAAGGTGGCGGACGCTATCTTGCGCTCTCGTGCCGGTATTGCTAACCCTAACAGACCTATCGGCAGTTTCCTGTTCCTGGGCCCCACCGGCGTCGGCAAGACCGAGCTGGCCAAGGCGCTGGCGCAATCCTTGTTCGACGATGAGAAGAACATGGTGCGTATCGACATGACCGAGTACATGGAGAAATTCAGCGTCTCCCGTCTGATCGGTGCGCCTCCGGGATACGTCGGCTACGAGGAAGGCGGCCAGCTGACCGAGGCTGTGCGCCGCCATCCTTACAGCGTCGTGTTGTTCGATGAGGTGGAAAAAGCACATCCTGACGTGTTTAATATCCTGCTGCAAGTCCTGGACGACGGCCGCATCACCGACAGCCAGGGCCGCACGGTGGACTTTAAGAACACCGTCATCATCCTGACCTCCAACCTGGGCTCCGACCTGATTCTGGAGGATTTGGAAAAGGCCCGTGCCGAGGGCAAGAACGAGCTGTCCGACGAGGCCAAGAACGCCATCGACCAGCTGCTCAAACGGCAGTTCCGTCCCGAGTTCCTGAACCGTCTGGACGACATCGTATACTACAAGAGCCTGACCAAACAGGAAATTGGCAGTATCGTCGACTTAATGCTGACCGACCTGCGCAAGCGCCTGGCCGACAAGCAGCTGAACCTGGTCGTCACCGAGGCCGCCAAGAACTCCATCATTGACGGCGGCTACGACCCGATCTACGGTGCCCGCCCGCTGAAGCGATACATCCAGTCCCACGTGGAAACGATGATCGCGAAAGAGATCATCGCCGGTGCCCACAGCGCCGGGGATACCCTGACCGTGGACGCGGATGATAATGGGCGGCTGTATTTGAGGTAA